From the Saimiri boliviensis isolate mSaiBol1 chromosome X, mSaiBol1.pri, whole genome shotgun sequence genome, one window contains:
- the TSC22D3 gene encoding TSC22 domain family protein 3 isoform X4, with translation MAFQPPYSPSLFRKRDNASGASVVAIDNKIEQAMDLVKNHLMYAVREEVEVLKEQIRELVEKNSQLERENTLLKTLASPEQLEKFQSRLIPEEPTPESPQVPEAPGGSAV, from the exons ATGGCATTTCAGCCTCCTTATTCCCCCAGCCTCTTCAGAAAAAGGGACAA TGCCTCCGGAGCCAGCGTGGTGGCCATAGACAACAAGATTGAACAGGCCATG GATCTGGTGAAGAATCATCTGATGTATGCTGTGAGAGAGGAGGTGGAGGTCCTGAAGGAGCAGATCCGAGAGCTGGTGGAGAAGAACTCCCAGCTGGAGCGCGAGAACACCCTGTTGAAGACCCTGGCGAGCCCAGAGCAGCTGGAGAAGTTCCAGTCCCGTCTGATCCCTGAAGAGCCAACTCCCGAATCCCCACAAGTGCCCGAGGCCCCTGGTGGCTCTGCGGTGTAA
- the TSC22D3 gene encoding TSC22 domain family protein 3 isoform X3: protein MNTEMYQTPMEVAVYQLHNFSISFFSSLLGGDVVSVKLDNSASGASVVAIDNKIEQAMDLVKNHLMYAVREEVEVLKEQIRELVEKNSQLERENTLLKTLASPEQLEKFQSRLIPEEPTPESPQVPEAPGGSAV from the exons ATGAACACCGAAATGTATCAGACCCCCATGGAGGTGGCGGTCTATCAGCTGCACAatttctccatctccttcttctcttccctgcttGGAGGGGATGTGGTTTCCGTTAAGCTGGATAACAG TGCCTCCGGAGCCAGCGTGGTGGCCATAGACAACAAGATTGAACAGGCCATG GATCTGGTGAAGAATCATCTGATGTATGCTGTGAGAGAGGAGGTGGAGGTCCTGAAGGAGCAGATCCGAGAGCTGGTGGAGAAGAACTCCCAGCTGGAGCGCGAGAACACCCTGTTGAAGACCCTGGCGAGCCCAGAGCAGCTGGAGAAGTTCCAGTCCCGTCTGATCCCTGAAGAGCCAACTCCCGAATCCCCACAAGTGCCCGAGGCCCCTGGTGGCTCTGCGGTGTAA
- the TSC22D3 gene encoding TSC22 domain family protein 3 isoform X5 — protein MDLVKNHLMYAVREEVEVLKEQIRELVEKNSQLERENTLLKTLASPEQLEKFQSRLIPEEPTPESPQVPEAPGGSAV, from the exons ATG GATCTGGTGAAGAATCATCTGATGTATGCTGTGAGAGAGGAGGTGGAGGTCCTGAAGGAGCAGATCCGAGAGCTGGTGGAGAAGAACTCCCAGCTGGAGCGCGAGAACACCCTGTTGAAGACCCTGGCGAGCCCAGAGCAGCTGGAGAAGTTCCAGTCCCGTCTGATCCCTGAAGAGCCAACTCCCGAATCCCCACAAGTGCCCGAGGCCCCTGGTGGCTCTGCGGTGTAA